From the genome of Rathayibacter sp. VKM Ac-2804:
CGGCCGCGCGGATCGCGGTGAGCGCCTCCGCGGTCGCCGCCGAGACGGCCTCGTCGGTGATCGGGTTGCTGTCAGACACGATCCCCCAGTGTAGGGATGCCTCGCGCGGCCCGCTCGCCCGGGCGGGCGGACGTCTGTGCCCGTCAGCGCGGCCGATCCCGGATCCGGCCGGTCTCCATGCTGATCGAGTAGCCCGCGGCGCGGGCGTATGGAGATCCGCCCGAGCCAGAACCGGCGGCCGCCAGTCCTCCTCGCGGAGCGGTGGGTCTCGATACGCCCCTGCGGGGCTACTCGACCAGCATGTGCACGGATATCGAACAGGAACCCTGCAGATCGCCGACCGCCCGCAAGGCGAACGTGTGAATCGCGTGCCAGCGATTCGCGCTAGGCGGACGCAGGACGCTCTGCGGAACGCGACCGTCTCAGAGAGCCGAGTGCGGTCGACATCGCCGCGGACGATGCCGACGACTCGACACCGAATCGCGTGACAGCGATTCGCGCCTGCCGGACGCGCGACGCTCTGCAGGTCGCGACCGCCTCGGCAGCCGACCGCGGTGGGGATCGCCGCAGGCGATTCCCACAATCGGGTTCAGTCCTGCGCGGCGAGCAGGGCGGTGTCGGTGGTCGCGCGGGCCGCCGGGTGGCCGGTGCCCTTGCGGCCGCCGTTCTTCGTGCGGATCTCGACCCACTTGGCGATGCCGGAGAGGATCAGGCAGATGCCGATGTAGATGGCGCCGACCACGATGGCCGCGGGGATGATCGGGCTGTCCAGGCTCGGCTGGTTGCCGAGGTAGCGGGCGTAGTAGAGCAGCTCGTTGTAGGTGATGATCGAGCCGAGCGCCGTGTCCTTGAGGGCGACGACGAGCTGGGCGATGATCACGGGCAGCATCGAGCGGATCGCCTGCGGGAAGAGGATGAGGCGCATGACGCCCGCCTTGCGCAGGCCGATCGCGTAGCCCGCCTCCTTCTGGCCGCGCGGGAGGGCCTCGATGCCGGCGCGGAAGATCTCGGAGAAGACGGAGCCGTTGTAGAGCGTCAGTGCGATGACCACGGCGAGGTACGGCGTCAGCTTGAGGCCGACGAACGGGAGCCCGTAGTACATCAGCATCATCAGGATGAGGACCGGGATGGCGCGGAACAGCTCGATGAAGAGCGTGACCGGGATGTTGATCCAGCGGCGGTCGGAGAGACGGCCGATCGCCAGCAGCAGGCCGAGCACGATGCTCGCGACGCCGGCTGTGGCGAAGGCGGCGAGCGTCTGCCCGAGCGCCGCGCCGATGCTCTGCCAGACCAGCGGGTAGCCGAACGCGCGCCACTTGGCCGCGGAGAACTGCCCGGACTCGGCGAACCGCCAGAGCACGAAGGCCAGCAGGGCGACGAGGACGAGCAGGACGACGGCGCCCATGACGCGGTTGCGGGCGACCGCACGGGGTCCGGGGTTGTCGAAGAGGACGGAGCTCATCGGGCGACCCTCCACTTCTTCTCGAGCTGGCGTTGGAGGAGGGAGAGCCCGGTGACGAGGATCACGAAGGCGAGCGCCACCCAGAGCACGACGATGAGGCTGTTCTCGCCGCGCTCGTTGAGCACGCGGACGATCGTCCCGGCCTCGGCGACCGAGAAGCCGGCGGCGACGGTGGTGTTCTTGAGGAGGGCGATCAGCACGCTCATCAGCGGCGGGATGACCGAGCGGAACGCCTGCGGCAGCACCACCTGGGTCATCGTGAGGCCGAAGTCGAGGCCGATCGCGCGGGCCGCCTCGGCCTGGCCGATCGGCACGGTGTTGATGCCGGAGCGGAGCACCTCGGCCACGTAGGTCGCCGTGTAGATGCTCAGCGCGGTGATCGCGAGGTTCGTATAGCCGACGTCCGGCAGGTCGAGCTTGGGATAGCCGAAGGCGAAGAAGAACATCAGCAGCGTCAGCGGCGTGTTCCGGATGGTGTTGACGTAGACGGTGCCGACCGCTCGCGCGATCGGGACGGGCGAGACGCGCATCGCTCCGACCACGGTGCCGAGGAGGAGGGCGAAGACGAGCGACACGACGAACAGCAGCAGGGTGTTGCCGAACGCGGGGACGAACACGTCGAGGTTGTTCAGGAGAACATCCATGCTGCGTGCCCTTTCATCGGAGAGGTGGAAGCGGTCGCCGGTGCGGCGTGGAGCAGGAGAGGTCCCGGGGCGATGCGCGACGCGCCGCCCCGGGACTCCTCAGGGGTGACGGCCTAGTAGGCGTCGACCGCGGGCTGCTCGACCGTGGTGCCGGACTGGCCGAGGGTCTCGTCGTAGATCGTGCTCCAGGTGTCACCGCCGTCGGTCAGCATCTCGTTGATGAACCCGCGCAGGGCGGTGTCGTCCTTCGCGAGGCCGATGCCGTAGAGCTCGGTGCTGAAGGGCTCGCCGACGACCTTCAGCTCGTCGGGCTTCTGCGCGGCGTAGCCGATCAGGATCGCGCCGTCGGTGGTCACCGCGTCGACCTGGCCGTCGGCCAGGGCGTCGACGCACTGCGAGTAGGTGTCGAACTCGACGGGCGGGACCTCGGGGTAGTTCGCGCGGATGTTCTGGATCGGGGTCGAGCCGGTCGCGGAGCACACGGTGGTGTCGGCCGAGAGGTCGTCCGGCCCGGTGATCGTGTCGTTGTCCGCGGCGACGAGCAGCTGCTGCCCGGTCTCGAAGTAGGGTCCGGCGAAGCCGACCTGCTCCTTGCGCTTGTCGGTGATCGAGTAGGTGCCGACGTAGTAGTCGATGTCGCCGTTCACGATCGAGGCCTCGCGGTTGGCCGAGGGGATCGGCTGGTAGTCGATCTGCTCCTCGGAGAAGCCGAGCGACGCGGCGACCCACTTCGCGATCTCGATGTCGAAGCCGGAGCGCTCACCGGTCGCGGCGTCGAGGTAGCCCAGACCGGGCTGGTCCTCCTTGACGCCGATGGTCACGGTGTCGTCCGCCGACATGGCGTCGAAGGTCGGGCTGCCCTCGAGGGTGACGTCGGTGGCGACCTCGTAGGCCGCTCCGCTCCCCTCGGAGCCGGAGTCGGAGCCGGTGCCGGTCCCGGAGTCACCGGCGCAGCCGGCGAGGGTGAGGGCCGCTGCGGCGAGTCCCGCGGTCATGAACATGAGCTTGGTGCGCATGATCGTCCTTCCTGGGGTGTGGCCCGCTGGAGCGGGCGATGTCCGGTCGCTCCCGGGGGTTCGGGGGGCGACCTGTCGAACGGCGGCCGGGGCGGGATCCGCCACGGCGCCGGTGACCTAGTGGGTGATCAGCTTCGAGAGGAAGTCCTTGGCCCGGTCGGTGCGCGGGGCGGTGAAGAACGACTCGGGGTCGGTGTCCTCGAGGATCTCGCCGTCGGACATGAAGACGACCCGGTGGGCGGCCTTCCGGGCGAAGCCCATCTCGTGGGTGACGACGATCATCGTCATGCCCTCCTCGGCGAGGCCGACCATGACGTCGAGGACCTCGTTGATCATCTCCGGGTCGAGTGCCGAGGTCGGCTCGTCGAAGAGCATCACCTTCGGCTTCATCGCCAGGGCGCGGGCGATGGCCACGCGCTGCTGCTGACCGCCGGAGAGCTGGGCGGGCGTCTTGCCCGCCTGGTGCCCGACGCCGACGCGGTCGAGCAGCGCCTGCGCCTCCGCCTCGGCCGCCTTCCGCGAGAGCTTGCGGACCTTGATCGGCCCGAGCGTGACGTTCTCGAGGATCGTCTTGTGCGCGAAGAGGTTGAACGACTGGAAGACCATGCCGACGTCGGCGCGCAGCGCGGCGAGCCCCTTGCCCTCCTCCGGCAGCGTTTGACCGTCGATCGAGATCGTGCCGCCGGAGATCGTCTCCAGGCGATTGATCGTGCGGCAGAGCGTCGACTTGCCCGACCCGGAGGGACCGAGGACCACGACCACCTCGCCGCGGTTGATCGTCAGATCGATGTCCTTCAGCGCCTGGAACTCGCCGTAGTGCTTCTGAACCCCGTCGAGGACGACGAGGGGCTCGCGGGCGGCAGCGGACGATCGCCCGGCCTGGGAGGGTGCTTCCATTCCGTCAGAGAATCACACGGGCATGGGCGGGTCAAATCATGAGCGGATTCTTAACCGGAGCGCAACAACTCAGGCTCGCTCCCAGCCTCGCACCACGCCGAGGTGGTGTTCTCTCAGTCCGGGGCTGAAACGTCTCAGACTGCTGACGCGCAGACGCGTCAGGAGCGGAGCGCGAAGGCGCTCTCGTAGAGGCAGACCGAGGCGGCGGTGGCGAGGTTGAGCGACTCCGCGGCGCCGTAGATCGGCACGGCGACGACACCGTCCATCAGCTCGAGCGACTCGTCCTCGAGGCCGCGCGCCTCGTTGCCGAAGACCCACACCGTGGGCTGCGCGAGGTCGCCCCTGGCGCGCACGTCGAGCAGGCCCTCGCCCTTCACATCGGCCGCGACGGCCCTGAGCCCGGCGGAGCGCAGCCGCTGCAGCACGTCGGGCAGTTCGGCGCCGACCGCGACGGGCAGGTGGAACAGCGAGCCCATGGTGGAGCGGACGACCTTCGGGTTGTAGAGGTCGACGGAGCGGCCGGTCAGCACGACGGCGTCGGCGCCCGCGGCGTCGGCCGCGCGGATGATCGTGCCGAGGTTGCCCGGGTCGCGGACCTCCTCCAGCACGGCGACGAGGCGCGGCTCGGAGGCGACGACGTCCTTGAGCGACGTCGGGAACTGCCGGCAGACGGCCACGAAGCCCTGCGGCGTGACGGTGTCGGCCATCGAGTCGAGGACGTCCTCGGTCACGTACTCGATCTCGACCTCGGCCTCCTCGGCCGCGGCGACGATCTCGGGGTGGCGCTCGAGCGCGGTGGGGGTCGCGAACGACTCCATCAGCAGCTCGGGACGGTAGCGGAGCGCCTCGGACATGGCCTGCGGGCCCTCGAGGAGGAAGAGCCCCGACTCCTGCCGTGCCGGACGCCGGGTGAGCTTGGCGACGGAGCGGACACGGGGAGAACGGGGGTTGTCGAGCATGCGGCGAGCCTATCGGCGCTCCGTCGCGGGGCCCGGTCGACACGTCGCCCGCCCGGAAGGCGAGCTGAGGGAACGAGGACCCGCGGGAACGACGAAGGGGGCCGCGCCTCTCGGCGTGGCCCCCTTCGGAGACGTGCTGCGGACTACGCGGCCTTCGGGGCCGAGGTGTCGGCGGGCAGGGCGGCCTTCGCGCTCGCCACGAGGGCGGTGAAGGTCGCCGGCTCGGTGATCGCGAGGTCGGCGAGGATGCGGCGGTCGACCTGGATGCCGGCCAGGGCGAGGCCCTGGATGAAGCGGTTGTAGGTCAGGCCGTTCGCGCGGGACGCGGCGTTGATGCGCTGGATCCAGAGGCGGCGGAACTCGCCCTTCTTCGCGCGGCGGTCGCGGTACGAGTAGACGAGGGAGTGGGTGACCTGCTCCTTGGCCTTGCGGTACAGACGCGAGCGCTGGCCGCGGTAGCCCTTGGCGCGCTCGAGGATGACGCGACGCTTCTTGTGGGCGTTGACCGCCCTCTTGACTCTTGCCATTTCTCTTTCTTCCTTACGATCCGGGTCGGTTGTCGAGGACTACGACGGCAGCGGGCTGCCGTGGTGGTCGACTACAGGCCGAGAAGCTTCTTGGCGACCTTGGCGTCCTGCGGGGCGAGGACCTGGTCCTGGTTCAGGCGACGGGTGCGGACGCTGGACTTCGACTCCAGGTTGTGACGCATACCGGCCTGCTGCTTCATGAGCTTGCCGGAGCCCGTGACCTTGAAACGCTTCTTGGCACCCGAGTGGGTCTTCATCTTGGGCATGTTCTCTCCTTGTCGACGTCGCACGCGCACTCGGCGGGCGAAACTGGTGCCCCGCGAGCGGGGCGTCCACCGGCCCCGAGGACGGGGCGGCGAAGTATCAGACGGATTCGGACTCGGCCGTTTCCTCTTCGGGGGTGTTGGCCTCGCGACGAGCGGCGCGGACGGCGTTCGCCTCGGCCTTCGCCTCGGACTTGTTCTTCAGCGGGCCGATGACCATCACCATGTTGCGACCGTCGATGGTCGGGGTGGACTCGACCTGGCCGAACTCGGACACGTCCTCCGCGAAGCGCTGCAGGAGTCGCACGCCCATCTCGGGGCGGGACTGCTCGCGACCGCGGAACAGGATCATGGCCTTGACCTTGTCGCCGGCCTTCAGGAAGCCCTCGGCGCGCTTGCGCTTGGTCTCGTAGTCGTGCTTGTCGATCTTCAGGCGGAAGCGGACCTCCTTGAGGATCGTGTTCGCCTGGTTGCGACGGGCTTCCTTGAGCTTCTGGGCCTGCTCGTACTTGAACTTCCCGTAGTCCATGATCTTGGCGACGGGAGGCTTGGAGTTGGGAGCAACCTCGACCAGATCCAGGTCTGCGTCCTGCGCGAGTCGCAGGGCGACCTCGATTTTCACGACGCCGACCTGTTCTCCGGCGGGACCCACGAGGCGGACCTCGGGGACGCGGATTCGGTCGTTGGTACGGGGATCGCTGATTGCGTTTCTCCTCTGATCTCGGTGAGTTGCTGCTCTGCGGCCGGAGTGTTCGTCCGGCGCATCCCGAGAGAGGTGATTCCCTGTGCGAAGCGCGTCTACCGCGCTGCGCTGCACCCTTCGACGCGCTCCCCGAGACGTGTCTCGAGGACCGCAGCCCTGCCCCCGTTGCCGGAGGCGGAGTGCTTCTGACCCGGTAACCTAGTGAAGCGGTCAAGCGCGGGTGGGAGAATCTCCACTTTCGAACCGAGGACATGCCTCGGAGCCCGCATCACCATAGCAGACTTCCGGCCGGAAGGGCAGCAGGCGGCATCCGCCACTCCCCCTCCACCGCGGGCGCCCCGCTCCAGCACCGCCTCGGGGCACCCGCGTGCGCCGGTCCCACCGAACGAAGGACCCATGGCTCAGCACGACGACGACTACGCCCGACGGTTCGGCGACGACTCCTCCGATGTGGAGGCCGCCCGCGACATCGCCGAGGTGCCTGCGGTCGAGATCATCACGACCGCCGCGGTGCACCTGATGAGCGCCGCCGCCGTGAAGTGCGGTCTCGCCGATGAGCCGGGCGCCCAGGTCGACCTCGACGAGGCGCGCAAGCTGATCAACGCCCTCGCCGGCCTCGTCACCGCTGGGGCGCCCGACATCAGCGACATGCACGCGCGCAGCCTGCGCGACGGGCTCCGGACGCTGCAGCTCGCCTTCCGCGAGGCCTCGCCGATCGCCGACCCGATCGGCAAGGGCCCGGGCGAGAAGTGGACCGGCCCGGTCACCTGAGCCCGGAGGGCCGGCTCAGGCGGCGGGAGCGGACGCCAGCTGGAGGGTCATCGAGTCGACCCTCGCGGCGACGATCTCGTCGGCGGCCCAGCGCTCGCCCAGCCGCGCGACCAGCGCTCCGAGCGCCGCACGATCGAGACCGGGCTGCAGCTCCAGCACGATGACCAGCTCCGGACCGGTGAGCCGCTGACCGGGATCGCCCGGCCGCACGTCGAGCGAGACGACGGCGTCCTCCGCGGCGGCACCGGCGCGCAGAGCGGCCAGGACCTCCGGATCGGCCGGGCTCGGCCGCCACGGCGACCCCTCGGCGATCGCCCAGAGCGCGGGGCGGCGGACGGCGAACTCGTGCGGCGAAGCGGGGTCGAGGACCATCAGCTCGGTCTCCTCCGCCACCGCGGCCAGCGCCGCCCGCCGTCCGTCGACGGGGACGGGACGTGCGAGCCGGTCCCAGCGGCGCATCGCCTCGACGTCGCTGAAGACCGGGAGCACGGTCCGGCCGTCTGGACCCGCGACCGTCACGATCGACAGCTCCTGCGACTTGTCGGCGCGCAGGCCCGCGACGCCCTCGGCCTCCTCGCCGAGCTTCGCGACCAGGGGGATGAGCAGGCGCGACTCGCGCAACGCGTCGACCACCGCCTCCGGGCCCGCGTCGCCCGCGCCGAACGCGCGCAGCGCGCGGACCAGGCCCTCGGGTGCGCTGCCGTCGTCGTCGGTCGACGCGCTCTGCTCGAAGTGGCGGCCGGCCCACGGGGTGCCGGCCGAGTCGCTCAGGTGCGCGGGGAGCGCGCGTCCCTCACCCGAGGACGAGCCGGTCACTCGGAGGCGACGTCGAGCGCCTCGGCGAGCGTGAAGGCGCCGGCGTAGAGCGCCTTGCCGACGATCGCGCCCTCGAGGCCCTGCGGGACGAGGTCGCGCAGCGCCGCGATGTCGTCGAGGTTCGAGATGCCGCCCGAGGCGATGACGGGGCGGTGCGTGCGGGCCATGACCTGCTCGAGCAGCTCGAGGTTGGGTCCCTTGAGGGTGCCGTCCTTCGTCACGTCGGTGACGACGTAGCGGGTGCAGCCGGCCTCCTCGAGGCGCTCGAGGACCTGCCAGAGGTCGCCGCCCTCCTTCGTCCAGCCGCGGGCCGCGAGGGTGGTGCCGCGCACGTCGAGACCGACCGCGATCTGGTCGCCGTACTGCGCGATGACGCTGGCGGCCCACTCCGGGTTCTCCAGCGCGGCGGTGCCGAGGTTGATGCGCTTCGCACCGGCGTTCAGCGCCGACTCGAGGCTGCGGTCGTCGCGGATGCCGCCGGAGAGCTCGACGTTGACGCCCTTCACCTGGCGGATGACCTTCTTCATGATGCCGTGGTTGTCGCCGCGGCCGAAGGCCGCGTCGAGGTCGACGAGGTGGATCCACTCGGCGCCCTGGTCGGCCCAGTCGCCGGCCGCGTCGATCGGGTCGCCGTAGTTGGTCTCGGTGCCCGCCTCGCCCTGCGTCAGGCGGACGGCCTTGCCGCCGGCCACGTCGATCGCGGGGAGAAGGACCAGGCCCGGGGCCTTGGTGAACTCGCTCATCGTCATCCTCAGTCTCGGAGCTGGTGCGGCCGGGGCGCCTGGGGCGCCGCCGACCACCGGCCGATCCTAGTTCGTGCGGAGCCCGCCCAGCCAATTCGAGAGCAGCCGCAGGCCCGCGGCGCCGGACTTCTCCGGGTGGAACTGCGTCGCGGAGAGCGGCCCGTTCTCGACGGCCGCGATGAACGGACCGCCGTGGTCGGCCCAGGTGACCGCAGGACGCGGGAACGGGGGCATGACGTCCAGCGTCCACTCCCGGGCGCCGTAGGAGTGCACGAAGTAGAAGCGCTCGTCCTCGATGCCGTCGAACAGGCGGGAGCCCGCCGGCACGTCGACGGTGTTCCAGCCCATGTGCGGCACGACCTCGGCGGGCAGCAGGTCGACCGTCCCCGGCCACTCCCCCAGGCCCTCGCTCTCGACACCGCGCTCGACGCCGCGCTCGAAGAGCACCTGCATCCCCACGCAGATCCCGAGCACCGGGCGGCCGCCGGCGAGGCGCTTCTCGATGATCTCGCCGCCGCGCGCCGCCGTCAGTGCCGACATCACCGCGCTGAAGGCGCCGACCCCCGGGACGAGGAGTCCGTCGGCCTCGAGGGCGCGGGTGCGGTTCGAGGTCAGCTCGACGTCGGCGCCCGCGAGCTCGAGCGCCTTGACGGCCGAGTGGACGTTGCCGGAGCCGTAGTCGTAGACGACGACGGACGGCCGGGCGCCGGTCACAGGGCGCCCTTCGTCGAGGGCACTCCGGCGACCAGCGGGTCGAAGGCCTTGGCCTGGCGGAACGCCCGGGCGAACGCCTTGAACTCGGCCTCGGCGATGTGGTGCGGGTCGCGGCCGCCGAGCACCGTGACGTGCACGGTCAGGCCGGCGTTGAAGGCGATCGCCTCGAAGACGTGGCGGACCATCGATCCGGTGAAGTGGCCGCCGATCAGGTGCAGCGCGAAGCCCTCGGGCTCGCCGCCGTGCACGAGGTAGGGGCGGCCGGAGATGTCGACGACCGCCTGGACGAGCGCCTCGTCGAGCGGCACGAGGGCGTCGCCGAAGCGGGAGATGCCGGCCTTGTCGCCGAGCGCCTGCTTGATCGCGGTGCCGAGCACGATGCCGATGTCCTCGGCGGTGTGGTGGATGTCGATCTCGATGTCGCCGGTCGCGCGGACGGTCAGGTCGGTCAGCGAGTGCTTCGCGAACGCCGTCAGCAGGTGGTCGAAGAAGGGCACGCCCGTGGAGAGGTCCGCGACACCGGTGCCGTCGAGGTCGATCGACAGCTCGATGCTCGACTCGCTGGTGGCACGACGGAGGGAGGCGGTGCGCCCGGGAGCGGCGCTCGAGGAGGTCATGGTCTCCAGTGTATTCGGGGTGCCGCCGCCCCTCCGAGCGGCTACTCGCGGGCCAGGGCGACCGCGGGGTCCGCCTCAGGGGCGGGCAGCGCGGCGACCGCCTCGAGGAAGGCGGTGGTCTCCGCCTCGGTTCCCGCGCTCACCCGTAGGTGGTGCGGGATCCCGACGTCGCGGATCAGGATGCCGCGGGCGAGGAGCGCCTCGAACATCGCTCCGGGGTCGGCGACGCCGCCGAAGAGGACGAAGTTGCTGCCGGTCTCGTGCGGGGTGTAGCCGAGCTCGCGCAGTCCGTCGATCATCCGGTCGCGCTGGACGATGATCTCGCCCACCATCGCGAGCATCTCGTCGGCGTGGGCGAGCGCCGCGGTGGCGGCCGCCTGGGTCAATGCGGAGAGGTGGTACGGCAGGCGCACCAGGCGGAGGGCGTCGACGACGGCCGGGTCGGCGGCGAGGTAGCCGAGGCGGACGCCGGCGAAGGCGAAGGCCTTGCTCATCGTGCGGGAGACGAGCAGGCGCGGGCGGCCCTCGAGCAGGCTGAGGGCGGTCGGCGCCTCGCGACCGGCGAACTCCGCGTAGGCCTCGTCGACGACGACGATGCCGTCGGTCGCGTCGTACAGCGCGGCGATCGTCTCGAGGTCGAGCGGCGTGCCGGTGGGGTTGTTCGGGGCGCAGAGGAAGACGATGTCCGGGCGCTCCCGGCGCACCGCGTCGGCGGCGTGGGCGGCGGACACCCGGAAGTCGGCCTCGCGGTCGACGCTGATCCAGCGGGTGCCGCTGCCGGAGGCGAGGATCGAGTACATCGAGTAGGTCGGCGAGAACCCGAGCAGCGAGCGGCCGGGGCCGCCGAAGGCCTGCAGGACGTGCTGGAGGACCTCGTTCGAGCCGTTGGCGGCCCAGATCGAGTCGGCCGTCAGGCCGTGGC
Proteins encoded in this window:
- a CDS encoding amino acid ABC transporter permease, whose product is MSSVLFDNPGPRAVARNRVMGAVVLLVLVALLAFVLWRFAESGQFSAAKWRAFGYPLVWQSIGAALGQTLAAFATAGVASIVLGLLLAIGRLSDRRWINIPVTLFIELFRAIPVLILMMLMYYGLPFVGLKLTPYLAVVIALTLYNGSVFSEIFRAGIEALPRGQKEAGYAIGLRKAGVMRLILFPQAIRSMLPVIIAQLVVALKDTALGSIITYNELLYYARYLGNQPSLDSPIIPAAIVVGAIYIGICLILSGIAKWVEIRTKNGGRKGTGHPAARATTDTALLAAQD
- a CDS encoding amino acid ABC transporter permease, whose protein sequence is MDVLLNNLDVFVPAFGNTLLLFVVSLVFALLLGTVVGAMRVSPVPIARAVGTVYVNTIRNTPLTLLMFFFAFGYPKLDLPDVGYTNLAITALSIYTATYVAEVLRSGINTVPIGQAEAARAIGLDFGLTMTQVVLPQAFRSVIPPLMSVLIALLKNTTVAAGFSVAEAGTIVRVLNERGENSLIVVLWVALAFVILVTGLSLLQRQLEKKWRVAR
- a CDS encoding glutamate ABC transporter substrate-binding protein, whose protein sequence is MRTKLMFMTAGLAAAALTLAGCAGDSGTGTGSDSGSEGSGAAYEVATDVTLEGSPTFDAMSADDTVTIGVKEDQPGLGYLDAATGERSGFDIEIAKWVAASLGFSEEQIDYQPIPSANREASIVNGDIDYYVGTYSITDKRKEQVGFAGPYFETGQQLLVAADNDTITGPDDLSADTTVCSATGSTPIQNIRANYPEVPPVEFDTYSQCVDALADGQVDAVTTDGAILIGYAAQKPDELKVVGEPFSTELYGIGLAKDDTALRGFINEMLTDGGDTWSTIYDETLGQSGTTVEQPAVDAY
- a CDS encoding amino acid ABC transporter ATP-binding protein; the protein is MEAPSQAGRSSAAAREPLVVLDGVQKHYGEFQALKDIDLTINRGEVVVVLGPSGSGKSTLCRTINRLETISGGTISIDGQTLPEEGKGLAALRADVGMVFQSFNLFAHKTILENVTLGPIKVRKLSRKAAEAEAQALLDRVGVGHQAGKTPAQLSGGQQQRVAIARALAMKPKVMLFDEPTSALDPEMINEVLDVMVGLAEEGMTMIVVTHEMGFARKAAHRVVFMSDGEILEDTDPESFFTAPRTDRAKDFLSKLITH
- a CDS encoding RNA methyltransferase; translated protein: MLDNPRSPRVRSVAKLTRRPARQESGLFLLEGPQAMSEALRYRPELLMESFATPTALERHPEIVAAAEEAEVEIEYVTEDVLDSMADTVTPQGFVAVCRQFPTSLKDVVASEPRLVAVLEEVRDPGNLGTIIRAADAAGADAVVLTGRSVDLYNPKVVRSTMGSLFHLPVAVGAELPDVLQRLRSAGLRAVAADVKGEGLLDVRARGDLAQPTVWVFGNEARGLEDESLELMDGVVAVPIYGAAESLNLATAASVCLYESAFALRS
- the rplT gene encoding 50S ribosomal protein L20, producing the protein MARVKRAVNAHKKRRVILERAKGYRGQRSRLYRKAKEQVTHSLVYSYRDRRAKKGEFRRLWIQRINAASRANGLTYNRFIQGLALAGIQVDRRILADLAITEPATFTALVASAKAALPADTSAPKAA
- the rpmI gene encoding 50S ribosomal protein L35; its protein translation is MPKMKTHSGAKKRFKVTGSGKLMKQQAGMRHNLESKSSVRTRRLNQDQVLAPQDAKVAKKLLGL
- the infC gene encoding translation initiation factor IF-3, which encodes MSDPRTNDRIRVPEVRLVGPAGEQVGVVKIEVALRLAQDADLDLVEVAPNSKPPVAKIMDYGKFKYEQAQKLKEARRNQANTILKEVRFRLKIDKHDYETKRKRAEGFLKAGDKVKAMILFRGREQSRPEMGVRLLQRFAEDVSEFGQVESTPTIDGRNMVMVIGPLKNKSEAKAEANAVRAARREANTPEEETAESESV
- a CDS encoding DUF1844 domain-containing protein, with amino-acid sequence MAQHDDDYARRFGDDSSDVEAARDIAEVPAVEIITTAAVHLMSAAAVKCGLADEPGAQVDLDEARKLINALAGLVTAGAPDISDMHARSLRDGLRTLQLAFREASPIADPIGKGPGEKWTGPVT
- a CDS encoding SseB family protein, with amino-acid sequence MTGSSSGEGRALPAHLSDSAGTPWAGRHFEQSASTDDDGSAPEGLVRALRAFGAGDAGPEAVVDALRESRLLIPLVAKLGEEAEGVAGLRADKSQELSIVTVAGPDGRTVLPVFSDVEAMRRWDRLARPVPVDGRRAALAAVAEETELMVLDPASPHEFAVRRPALWAIAEGSPWRPSPADPEVLAALRAGAAAEDAVVSLDVRPGDPGQRLTGPELVIVLELQPGLDRAALGALVARLGERWAADEIVAARVDSMTLQLASAPAA
- the priA gene encoding bifunctional 1-(5-phosphoribosyl)-5-((5-phosphoribosylamino)methylideneamino)imidazole-4-carboxamide isomerase/phosphoribosylanthranilate isomerase PriA, coding for MSEFTKAPGLVLLPAIDVAGGKAVRLTQGEAGTETNYGDPIDAAGDWADQGAEWIHLVDLDAAFGRGDNHGIMKKVIRQVKGVNVELSGGIRDDRSLESALNAGAKRINLGTAALENPEWAASVIAQYGDQIAVGLDVRGTTLAARGWTKEGGDLWQVLERLEEAGCTRYVVTDVTKDGTLKGPNLELLEQVMARTHRPVIASGGISNLDDIAALRDLVPQGLEGAIVGKALYAGAFTLAEALDVASE
- the hisH gene encoding imidazole glycerol phosphate synthase subunit HisH — protein: MTGARPSVVVYDYGSGNVHSAVKALELAGADVELTSNRTRALEADGLLVPGVGAFSAVMSALTAARGGEIIEKRLAGGRPVLGICVGMQVLFERGVERGVESEGLGEWPGTVDLLPAEVVPHMGWNTVDVPAGSRLFDGIEDERFYFVHSYGAREWTLDVMPPFPRPAVTWADHGGPFIAAVENGPLSATQFHPEKSGAAGLRLLSNWLGGLRTN
- the hisB gene encoding imidazoleglycerol-phosphate dehydratase HisB, with product MTSSSAAPGRTASLRRATSESSIELSIDLDGTGVADLSTGVPFFDHLLTAFAKHSLTDLTVRATGDIEIDIHHTAEDIGIVLGTAIKQALGDKAGISRFGDALVPLDEALVQAVVDISGRPYLVHGGEPEGFALHLIGGHFTGSMVRHVFEAIAFNAGLTVHVTVLGGRDPHHIAEAEFKAFARAFRQAKAFDPLVAGVPSTKGAL
- a CDS encoding histidinol-phosphate transaminase, coding for MTTLDDLPLRDDLRGQQPYGAPQAVVPVALNVNENTHPVPDDVIADIVERVSVALRTVNRYPDREFRELRDSLAGYLGHGLTADSIWAANGSNEVLQHVLQAFGGPGRSLLGFSPTYSMYSILASGSGTRWISVDREADFRVSAAHAADAVRRERPDIVFLCAPNNPTGTPLDLETIAALYDATDGIVVVDEAYAEFAGREAPTALSLLEGRPRLLVSRTMSKAFAFAGVRLGYLAADPAVVDALRLVRLPYHLSALTQAAATAALAHADEMLAMVGEIIVQRDRMIDGLRELGYTPHETGSNFVLFGGVADPGAMFEALLARGILIRDVGIPHHLRVSAGTEAETTAFLEAVAALPAPEADPAVALARE